One Candidatus Limnocylindrales bacterium genomic window carries:
- a CDS encoding ABC transporter permease, producing MAIRRGTSLSLALGAGVIAIVAVAALVADVAAPAPNAIALEHGLTPPHVEHPLGQDKLGRDVLGRLMHGARVSLLVALGTVAVSVFIGVGVGAVAGFAGGALDFWLMRLVDVLLAFPGLLLTIALAAALGAGLGNLVLALSVIGWTGYARVARAEVMALRGREHVEAAIALGARPRRVLVRHVLPMAVAPLLVQAVFGMAGAVVAEASLSFLGLGVQPPTPSWGSMLAEGRSFLIEAPYLTVAPGIAITLLVLGLNLLGDGLRDLLDVRMK from the coding sequence ATGGCGATCCGGCGCGGAACCTCGCTGTCCCTGGCGCTCGGCGCCGGCGTCATCGCGATCGTGGCAGTGGCCGCGCTCGTCGCGGATGTCGCCGCGCCCGCGCCCAATGCCATCGCGCTGGAACACGGGTTGACGCCCCCGCACGTCGAGCATCCGCTCGGTCAGGACAAGCTCGGCCGCGACGTGCTCGGGCGCCTGATGCACGGCGCGCGCGTCTCGCTGCTGGTGGCGCTGGGAACGGTGGCCGTATCGGTATTCATCGGTGTGGGCGTCGGCGCAGTGGCCGGCTTTGCCGGAGGTGCCCTCGACTTCTGGCTCATGCGCCTGGTCGACGTGCTGCTGGCCTTCCCTGGCCTGCTGCTGACCATTGCGCTGGCGGCAGCGCTCGGCGCAGGCCTCGGCAATCTCGTTCTGGCGCTGTCGGTGATCGGATGGACCGGCTATGCCCGCGTCGCACGCGCCGAGGTGATGGCGCTTCGCGGGCGTGAGCACGTCGAGGCGGCCATCGCGCTCGGCGCACGGCCGCGGCGAGTGCTGGTGCGTCACGTCCTTCCGATGGCGGTGGCGCCGCTGCTCGTGCAGGCCGTGTTCGGCATGGCCGGGGCGGTGGTGGCCGAGGCCAGCCTGTCGTTTCTGGGGCTGGGCGTGCAGCCGCCCACGCCGTCGTGGGGATCGATGCTCGCCGAGGGCCGCTCGTTCCTGATCGAAGCACCCTATCTCACCGTCGCACCGGGCATCGCCATCACGCTGCTGGTGCTGGGCCTGAACCTGCTCGGCGACGGCCTGCGCGACCTGCTCGACGTGCGGATGAAGTGA
- a CDS encoding carbohydrate ABC transporter permease, with the protein MSGRRGIAISLTAAAIAFADLAPLALIFKQAVTPEQESFAWPPTWLPQTLTLENFRVLLEGQELMLGLALSLLVAVCTVVLTLALVLPAAYLSARRRSLERPLDAATVVARLFPSIALAVPMAALFVHAGLYNHPSGFGLVLAHTLAAIPIAFLVLRQAFREVPQDLEHAARLDGASELGLFLRVTLPLVRPSLGAAAILVFLLSWDEFAFAMLIQVTNRTLPPLLYYFAGFGYPGMASAIGCIMLVPALAVVFVLEPAMRSGALAGSNR; encoded by the coding sequence ATGAGCGGGCGCCGCGGTATCGCCATCTCGCTGACGGCAGCGGCCATCGCGTTCGCCGACCTGGCGCCGCTGGCGCTCATCTTCAAGCAGGCCGTCACGCCCGAGCAGGAGAGCTTCGCGTGGCCGCCGACCTGGCTGCCGCAGACGCTGACGCTCGAGAACTTCCGCGTGCTGCTCGAAGGTCAGGAGCTGATGCTGGGCCTGGCGCTGAGCCTGCTCGTCGCCGTCTGCACCGTCGTGCTCACGCTCGCGCTGGTGCTGCCCGCCGCATACCTGTCGGCAAGAAGGCGATCGCTGGAGCGGCCGCTGGATGCCGCCACGGTCGTGGCGCGCCTTTTTCCGTCCATCGCGCTGGCCGTACCGATGGCCGCGCTGTTCGTGCACGCCGGCCTCTACAACCACCCGAGCGGTTTCGGGCTCGTGCTCGCGCACACGCTGGCGGCCATTCCGATCGCCTTCCTGGTGCTGCGCCAGGCTTTCCGTGAGGTTCCCCAGGACCTGGAGCACGCGGCCAGGCTCGACGGAGCCAGCGAGTTGGGCCTGTTCCTGCGCGTGACGCTGCCGCTCGTACGTCCCTCGCTCGGCGCGGCGGCCATCCTGGTCTTTCTCCTGTCCTGGGATGAGTTCGCGTTCGCGATGCTGATCCAGGTCACGAACCGAACGCTGCCGCCGCTGCTCTACTACTTTGCCGGCTTCGGCTATCCGGGCATGGCCAGCGCCATCGGCTGCATCATGCTGGTGCCGGCGCTGGCCGTCGTGTTCGTGCTCGAGCCCGCGATGCGGTCGGGCGCGCTTGCCGGCAGCAACCGCTGA